The DNA region AATATGCTGAGAGAAACATTTTTCCAAAATCCTAGAAGTTGTAGGGATATCCTGGAACAGGATTCTACACATCACCCGACCGAACAGCCACAGGCCTTTCGCACACCACTCATCACACAACCTGACCTACCATATCTACCCATCATCACAAGATGAGTAGTCGCGTTTGTATCAGCTGCAGTTGCAGTCTGCCCAGGTCGTCCTACACCGCCAACCAGTATTCAAGGGGTGAGGGCGATTCGCGTTGTGCTGCTTGTGTCCACAGCCACCGAAACGATACACCGACCGCCATCCAAAGTGACAGTGGCCGTTACAACAGGGCTAACGAGGCGAAGTTCACCCAAAATTCCATGGCTAACCCCTTTGCGCAAGGCGCCTTCCGCTGGGTCGCCAAAGAAGCATATGTGGACGGTGAGCGCCAAGGTCAGGCTTGTGTTTGCAAGTGGTTCAAGGCCGGCGGAACTATTGACAGCGATTATTTCACTCTCGACATCAAGGCCGTGGACAAGGCGTCGGAGATCATCAATCACTTCAATCAGCTGAACATACTGAACAAGACTGTGAAGGTAAACGTACCGGAGGTTTGGGTCGGGGGGGGATAACAGCCGGGTGGGCCAGAAAAGCCTCGTTGAACCATTCATTCAGAATTACCAGGAGTTCAATAGCAACTCAGGTTGGACTGATGAGTCCAAACCATGGGCGTTGGCAATGCAGGCGTTGAGCCATTTCAGCTACCACATTTCAGGGGGAAACTTTGTTCTCTGTGATCTCCAAGGAGGCATCTACCAAAACGAAGTTGTCTTGACCGATCCCGTCATTCTATCCCCAACTCAACAGTACGGTGTCACAGATCTCGGCCCCAATGGCATCAGTTCCTTTTTCAGCCAGCACGTTTGCAATAAGTACTGTTGCCCTACTCGGACTGCCCCACGCAACCCGGTTCGGCACTTTAGCCCGGTCCTGGTACTTCGATGATGGCGCGTCGTGTCCCGACGGCTGGTTCAAAACCCACCAACACACGGTACTTTCTCTAGATTTGAAGAAGCACGCCGCCGTGCAGGACGAGCCAGGGCAACACCTTTGGCCCCTTATTGTGAGAACGAAAGCTACAGGAACTAGGAAATGAGAACGGGAATAGACCGGCCATGTAAAAAACAAGTAGCGCAATGAAGAAATTATCGGGTGGACTGTCAGGACATTATGACAAAATGGCAGCTCTTTTGGATTTCCCTCCGATATACCAAAAAACGAATCTTCGTGAGGAGTGAGCTCCCATCATCTCTATCTCTGGTATGTGCTGATGGAGGCCACAAACGGTACAAAACAGGTGCTGTGTATGAAAGTTACAACTGGCATCTCGACATCAAAGCCGTGAACAAAGCCCTCGAGATCGTCTGGCTCTTCAACGAGTTCAAGGTTATCAACTTTGGAGTCAAACTGAACACACCTGGCGTATGAACGGCCAATGAGGCTTCTAGTCCAGAGTGGCGAGGCCAGACAACCCTTCTCGGGCCATTCATTGAGAATCACCAAAAGTTCAACACCAATCTTGGGTGGGTAACCGATGATCGTAGGCCTTGGCCTCTCGCCATGCAAGCTCTGAGCCATTTTAGCTATCACATCACCGGCGGGCAGTACGTGCTTTGCAACCTTCAGGGCGGTGTTTATTCGCACGAGGTTATCCTGGCGGATCTTGTTATCCTCTCGCACAAGAAGGAGTTTGGCGTGACTGATTTGGGGTCTGATGGGATAAGCAACTTTTTCAGGAAGCACGTCTGCAACGGGTTTTGTCTGCGTGATTGGCCCCGGCCAGCGGAATCAATGTGGTACTTTGATCCAGTTCCTGGATCGACGAAGATGAGGCACAGGGCTACGGACAGGACGGCTTATTCTCTTCCTGCACCGTCGTATTGGCCTTGGCTTCATGGTCCAGTGTCTGTTTTACCGAGGAGAGAAACCGTGGGGGAACAGGTGGTGTCGTCATGAGGATCTTGACAGGTGTGAGTGGAAGTGTTGATCGAGAAGGAAGTCGGAATACGTTGGGATGGTGAAAGCCGGGCTGGATAACGAACTGGATCACGGTGTCACGACTCACGAGATAAATAGCCAAAGTCAGAATGGAAATTATGACAAGATGCCAGCTCTTTTTTATCCTCGATATCTATCCCAAAAATGCTCTTGACTCATCTGCTCGAAATCCTAAAGCAGCACTAACAAAGCCGCCAAACATGAAGCCATACCAAAACCCCAGATTACCTCGGCAAGTTTGCAAACAGGCGTCACCGGTAGTCGAGTCTATGATTATGATGACAGTTAGCTTCCAGGAGCAACCTCATTACCGCATAAAAACTTCCGGAAGCATTCCTTGTTGGGGAATCGGTTGGGGCATCGGTTGGGGCATCGGTCGAGGCATTCCCGGGTGCGGTAAGGGTTGCCCAGGAGGTGGCCCATGGCCCACAAGGAATCCTTGAGGCCCTGAATGCATTCGCATCTGACCACCAGGTGGTGgccccttcccatccccgAGCAGGATACTTCCACGAAAATGGTCGACTAACTTTTCACCCCCACCATACTCGCTCGACTCCCTGTCAAAGTCCATGTCTGGACCCCCAAAGTGGTGGCTGCGCGGGTCCTTGACAATGCACCAAGTCGCTCTCagccccagcaaccccatccacatccaattccaccaaaaccaaacaaGAATCATCATGCCTACCGAAACCACTTGCTCCCCTGTGTGGCCGTGATACCGTACCTGTCCAAATGGTTCTGGGTATGACGAGTTTGTATTTAAACGTCCTCTACAGTAACAACGTGGTTGTACTGGTCAGGGGGTGGGCGGTCTCTACACACCTGAATTTGGTTTGTCGCGACGGATGCCATGCTAGAACCTGAGATGCCGCTCAATAGCCCCAACAGCGCAGATACAATCGAAGCAATCCAGTGCGACGATATGATGATCTTGTGACGGTTACTGCTGTCATTTTTATGAATGGGTGGGTTGTAAATCGAGAACCAAGTGGTGAAGAACTCGAAGATTCCTTGGATGCCAGTGGCAATGGTGAACGTCAAGGTGAAGGCGTTGTGGGCACCGTACAAGGTCTTCAGGTTGGCCTTCACATTCCCGGCATCGGCGAAGCCCTCAATCGCGCCGTTGATGAGTTTCATTAACAGCTCGTAGAATTCGATGCTTTCTGTCAAGGATCATTCTTAATCACAGGGTTCCTTCAGGGAACTGTTACGACAAAGAAAACAGTACCGTCGGTGAAGTATCCAGTTACACAGTTTTGGACTTCTCTGTGTGAAGCAGGGTCATCTGGACTCGGCAAGAACCAGCCCATGCATATTCCAGTTCCGTGCAATGAGTAGAAGTCGTATGGCGGTCCCTCACGTTGAGGAATGTCTACAGGCAAGTTCGGGGATCAAGGGAAAGCCTTGGTGTAGTCGAAATTTTGAGGTGAGAACAAGACTTGGACCAGTCGGTGATAGAAGTTGTGTTAAGCTGTAAGATGCTTAGCATACGCAGTGCAAATACGCGCAAGATTCTTCCCGGTAAGATTTCGTAGTCCTCCATGATATTCCATGTGCGCCCTGCGAAGGCCATTATGCCGGTAGTAGAAGCGCCGAGGGAAAGGAACAATGGTACCAGCCCCCTATTCCATTTCCTCTGTTTGAATGGGTAGCAGGGTCCATGGCGCATACTCATGATTAATTCACGAAGTTCATCGTAGGATTATTGCCTGAAAAAGAGCAGTCGAGGTAGGCTATGCTTCTTTGTAGGTTGTGCAGGGCGGGAAAAATGCCGTCTTGAAGTGAGAAGCCGGCAGTCAATGCACATGTATTAAGGCGTCAGATTTCCAAAGGTTCATAACGTTAAAAGGGGTAgggaaggacaagaagaagagaaaccCGTGCGATGTCTAGCATCATTCTTTCCCAGTGAAAAATGAGCTTGATAGGTGAAGGCTCTGCTTTAGAAATGGCAGTGGTCATATATAACAACGCAAGGCCTGACCCTTCAGCGCCCATATCGTATTTGTGTTCGTGATCAAAATGGGGGTGCTGAAAATTTAGTGGTGTCACTTGCTCAGTGCATGGCCAGTTGATGATATCGAATTTGCCAAGCCATTTGAGACCGAAGCTCCGGATTCAAATGCGGAAGACCGGCCCCACTTTAAGCCGGGGTTGATCCGGGCCGGGTGACACGTGCCGGAGGTAACCACCCGCGTGGAATGCGGATGTGGCCCGACTTGCAAATGATGGAAGAAAAATTCTGCTGAGAATATTGCCGAGGTTGGAATTAGCAGCAAATTTCTGGCGCATCACGTGGGTAAGTGCCGCTTGACAATTCCCGAAGGCAAGTGCGTGGCagccctgccctgcccgtGACGCCGGTTGATTCTCAATGGCAGGAGGAAGGGGCTTTATTTCAGGCGCATGGAAAGGTACCTTACTTGTCACCAAGATATTGCAAATGAATAACGCGCTCAAGCAGACCAACAATCACCatctctcttcttttgctcttttCGTTCTTAACGTCCATGATTGGCAAGCCACCCCGGCACAGTCAGTCGACGACATCACCCGCTATAAAACCCCTCTCCTGCTAACATCGCCGCCATTTCGGCCTTCTCATGCCTCCAACTCACCGAGTTCTCAGGCCTGTCTCGACCGACATTCATGTACCGATTGATCTCCCCATAAATATTGTACGTGACACAATGATCGCAATGATGGTTCCTCAGCAAGTCTGCATGAGATGTGCAGTGTGCACAGCAGTTTACCCCTAATACTTTCCGCAGCTTTCCAGATGCACCACTTTGAAGCGGCACCAATCTATTCACCTCCCAGTGCCAACAGTGACAGCACAACATATGAGTATCGATATGACGACCTGGTAGATGGTTGATACCCGAAATGGTCTCGATTGGTTGACGATGGTGGTTGTAAAGGATGGTTGTGGTAGTGGTAAAGTATCCACTGGATCATACATGTAAGCAAACTTTCTAAAAGACTCGTTGGGAAAGTTTTGACTGACCAACCCGCAGGACAAGATGTACCGACTGGTCTTTGGAAGGGATCGGTGTAGCGAGCCTCCTGCCATTGATACAACACCAGGTTGTTGGCCTGCAATGGGCAGATATGACTCCACCACATGGGGATGACATCGACTTTGAGATGGGGTGCGCCCCTGACACTTCCCTGGGGTTCCtcatgttgaggatggtttgaGTGAGAACTCATGGCCGCTGTTTTATTGAATGCTGAGTTTGGAGGCGTCTTGGCTACCAGTTTCGGCAGCAAGGTTGTCTCCCAATGCCTCATTCCCCTTCTTATCAAAAAAACCATGAAAGAGGGGGGGCGGCATCGGAGCCGCCAAGATAGTTGACGATCAGTCTCATGTAGAACTCGTCACTCTAGCCCCAGGCTGGGATCATTTTGAGCAACGTTGGAAGTCTGCAGAAAATATCTCACCACAATCGGCTCATGCAGTCGTTACAGACTCACTCGACGCTGAAGTTTGCGTCGGAGGACAATAGCGTCCCTGCCGTGGCAATACGGCCAGGAAAAGGTCGGATGGCATAAATCCCCGGTGAAAGCTTTTTGGTGTGAAACAGTTTTCACATGGGCTGACCAAAGCTGGTCCCTGATGTGGTATTACGCCGAGCAGCAAAGTGCTCATCCAACCCGAgcggcgaagaggaagattCGGGACCGGCCCATATGGAATTTTCTGTGTCACTATGAGGACAAGTCCTTCCATACCTAGGTATAACAACAACCGGATCTGGACCTAGTCAGCGGTTCGCGCTATGAGCAACGAAGTTCGGAAGCGAGGGCATGTGAATATGCAACCAGCCTGGAAGAAGGCACCGTTGCCCTGGGTACTGGATGAGGCTCAGTCAGGTGAGACACAAGACCCCTCCTGTCACTAGCTCTGTGGGAAAAAATAAGGTTGTTTCTTGTAGCTCATGAGGCAAGCGAGATATACCAATGAAAGTACGTTTGTACTCTTGTATGTAACAACACATGGTTGACGAGAGGAAATTAGAGGTGACGATTCCCGCCACGGCTCTGGACCTCAGGGGCTTGGGAGCACCCGACTCCTGGGTACAAGCCACGGCATCGAGCACAAGACAAAACTTTCTGCTTTTCAAAATCAACGATCGATTTTTTTACGATATTCATCGCTATTTCGATGATCCGTCTGGTACCCTTCGAGACTCGCAAGACCCAATGGCATGTCGCGTTGCACCAGCTCGTCATCGGACGCACAAAGTTAGGCGACCTGTCTTTCCTTTGCACAATGTCTCAAGGACTTGCCACAAGACTTCCAGTTCGATAGGCGAGATTTTccgaaagaagaagggtTCGTCCAAATACAAATCCCCTTGGCGAACACCAAGGCAATTTCTCCCAAGTAGTTCGATCGTCGGAGCTGTCGTAAAGCCGAATTCATCAATTTTAGCCCCGAGTCGTCCTGCTTCTTACCCTTgcctttctccttctcccccttcttctccttctctttcgtCGTCTTCTCCTCACCGCTTGCCTTATCATCAGCGAGATCAGCTTCGTTTACCAATTGTTCCCCTCACAAGCTCAGGTGGGCGTATCCATCATCAGAGTGAAAGCTTCCTTTTCTCAGCCTGATCACCTGATTATCGTGGTTATGGTCGCTCGACCTTTCTACCGGGTCACTTGTTCCTTCACTGACAACCTTTGATGTGGTGTCAAGTATCAAGAAATCGAGGCCACGAAATCGAGGCCAAGAAATCGGTGGCGTTGCTTGCAGGTTGAGGTCGTACATGCTTTCTGGCACTATGCCTTGCTTGTTTTCACGTGTCAGGACAGTTCTTACGGGAAAAGGGCGGTATGATAAGTTGTTGCCTAGATCGGATGATATCTTGTTTCCCATTATATAACCGATGTATTGTAAAATACCCTTCTATTTCCTTAATAGCCACCTGTCCTAGTCCCGAGATATTTCCCGTCGTGTACTGGGTATCGAAATAGCCCTCGTCATGCCCATCCTTGTCGTCGTCCGCGCCAAATCATACCGACATAGTATCATCATACTCACAATTACATAGCGCCCATCAcgccagcaacaccagccgCAGCggccaccacagcaaccatATACCCAGTCTCCCTGGCAGCGCCCGCAGTACTGACGCTCGTCGACGTCCCCGTCTCATCGGCAGGTTCCTCAGTTTCAGTCTCCTCAGCAGGTATCCCTGTCCCTGTCGTCGAAGCCTCCGTCTCAATGGGAACAGTGCGTGTCCGTGTGATAATCTCCGTGGGGGGCTCCGTGGCGGTGATCCCCACCGCAAGGCTGTGCGCCTTGACACAATCTTCTTCATTGTCAATGAACGCCAACCAAAGCAGACCCACCTCCTGGGGCCACTTCAGCGAACATGTCTGCGCAGCCTCGGACACAACAGGACGGAGCGAAGAATACCAGGAAAGAACCGATGTTCGGTAACTATCGTATTCTTCGCTGCCGATGACAGTTGCAGGGGGGTAATAAGTGGTGGCAGTCCTGGTCCTGTCTTCATCAAAGGCGCTAGAGCAAACCGATGATATATCTGCAGCGTCGTCGATTAGAGAGCCCAGGGGGGCTGTCGCGGTTTTGATACGTTCTAACTGCTGGCTCAATTCGTACTCGAGGACTTCCGGGGGCGGGGTGGgggcgctgctgctgagggagatgagggtgCTGATGCAGGCGTCCACTGTGCGGGTTCTAAAAACGGACCCcgtggaggttgggatgcTGTCTTGGAGCTGACGGGCGCGGaggatggcgttgatgggatccatggcggcggtgacggATGATGCTCCCGCCAGgacggtgaggatggtgttgcgATACATCATGGTGGGATTTGTTGTCCAACAATGAGATACTGATGATACGGAGTATTTTCGAACTGTCGGTCGGCAAGCTGAGGGATGTTTGTTGTCTTTAATAATGACGACGGGAACTTGTGTCAAGAGGCTGAGCCGTGCAGCAAGGATCTGCGATGCTACTTTACCCGGGAAAACGGAAACTCGTACTTTTTTGGCAGTTGCAGTGGCGACCAGAAATGGCGAACGCTCAAAAGATTGATTGGAGGGGAAGCCTCGCAATGTTTCCGAGATTGACGTTAGGTGAAAGAAAAGTCTGTTGGGTGGGAATCAATGGAAAGAAACAACGCGTTCAATGGGGCGGTGTTTCCTGGGCAGAGCCAAAGTGGCCTAGTTGCAAGACACGTACCCGGCCCAATATCGAGGTGAGATCCACGTGGTGCCTACAAACTCAACCTCAGTCTGTGCATTTGTTTGTTCATTGTACCCGACAGCTATGAAGCCTGTGGCCGTGCTCTATCAAGATTGACGTGTGGTGTTTAGGCTATTTGTGCAGAGGACAGTGTACGCCGCCAGATCTTTGCGGCGCAGGGCATGATGACGTCCTGAGGATTATAACAGGTTCTAGAATGGTTCTTACCTATGGTTAGAGCGTTGTCCTTTGGCCTCTCGGCGTGTGGTAGCAAGACGGACAACCTAAGCCCATATCCATGTTGCGCTTAAGCTTGGTGTATGGCATCAATTTGTGAAATCAATCCATAGAATAAGTGCACAATCACCTTCATAAGGTGCTTGAAGGCTCAACTCTCAACGCATAGACCAAGCAAGATATCTGGACCTCTATTGTTAGAGAGGCCTAGTAACACAAAAGCATGGGTGTTGTCGACGCTGCAAGGCCATCCGCATCCATGAATGCTGTTATTCAGTAAATTGTCCACCCAAAGTACCTAAGTGAGTAGGCACGATCTCACTCACTCCACAAGAAATACGTAAGATAGTATTTGCTCGGATCCTTCTATCTTCATCCATGGTTCCTAGAAGGGTCAATGATGCATCAAACCGCCCCTCGTATATCCGATCTGATCACAGATTGACATTGGTGACAGGAGGTGGACAGGAACGGCAGGTATGCATAACAGTTCACGCGAGGCGTGTTCGGGTTACAGCAGTGCTGCTTTCTATCCCCTTTTC from Podospora pseudoanserina strain CBS 124.78 chromosome 1, whole genome shotgun sequence includes:
- a CDS encoding hypothetical protein (antiSMASH:Cluster_1) yields the protein MTLLHTEKSKTVIEFYELLMKLINGAIEGFADAGNVKANLKTLYGAHNAFTLTFTIATGIQGIFEFFTTWFSIYNPPIHKNDSSNRHKIIISSHWIASIVSALLGLLSGISGSSMASVATNQIQVCRDRPPPDQYNHVVTVEDV
- a CDS encoding hypothetical protein (antiSMASH:Cluster_1) → MMYRNTILTVLAGASSVTAAMDPINAILRARQLQDSIPTSTGSVFRTRTVDACISTLISLSSSAPTPPPEVLEYELSQQLERIKTATAPLGSLIDDAADISSVCSSAFDEDRTRTATTYYPPATVIGSEEYDSYRTSVLSWYSSLRPVVSEAAQTCSLKWPQEVGLLWLAFIDNEEDCVKAHSLAVGITATEPPTEIITRTRTVPIETEASTTGTGIPAEETETEEPADETGTSTSVSTAGAARETGYMVAVVAAAAGVAGVMGAM